The following coding sequences lie in one Enterococcus sp. 9E7_DIV0242 genomic window:
- a CDS encoding tyrosine-type recombinase/integrase produces MSKGENIYKRKDGRWEGRYPKARKEDGSLHYGYIYGQSYRSVKKKIIERKNYYYFQKKIPLKKYSGTFADWGEYWLRNIKGNQIKPSTYTSYENKMRVHLHPYLGDKQLDKIAAKDISKTIEILSSNLGVSSVRLIYRLLNSCLEAAKGRGYISSNPCIDIELPSTCQKKVEAFPWDDQKKMLEISQKNQKYLPVLLALEAGLRIGEICGLKWEDIDFSTSVLHVRRTVQRVSSQAEGAKTELIEGSPKTIKGLRTIPLTQNLHQILSELAITQEVKSSYVIQTQNHTRMEPRIINYHFSQLKKSLGIQYGTFHALRHSFATRCIALGGNIAAVSAMLGHSSIKMTLDTYTSSFLSDQREIVNKFNN; encoded by the coding sequence ATGTCAAAAGGAGAAAATATTTATAAGCGCAAAGATGGTCGTTGGGAAGGCCGCTACCCCAAAGCACGTAAGGAAGATGGGTCATTACATTACGGATATATTTATGGTCAATCTTATCGCTCGGTTAAAAAGAAAATCATAGAAAGAAAAAATTATTACTATTTCCAAAAAAAAATACCTCTAAAAAAATATTCTGGAACTTTTGCAGATTGGGGAGAATACTGGTTAAGAAATATCAAAGGAAATCAAATTAAGCCTAGCACATACACAAGCTATGAAAATAAAATGCGTGTACATTTACATCCATACTTAGGAGATAAGCAATTAGATAAAATAGCTGCAAAAGATATTTCAAAAACAATCGAAATACTATCCAGTAATTTAGGGGTAAGTTCGGTTCGTTTGATTTACCGATTGTTAAACAGTTGTCTTGAAGCTGCCAAAGGAAGAGGATATATATCTAGTAATCCTTGTATAGATATCGAACTACCTTCAACCTGTCAAAAAAAAGTAGAGGCATTCCCTTGGGATGACCAAAAAAAAATGCTTGAAATCAGTCAAAAAAATCAGAAATACTTACCCGTTCTACTAGCATTGGAAGCCGGCCTGAGAATTGGAGAAATTTGTGGATTAAAATGGGAGGATATTGATTTTTCAACATCTGTTTTGCATGTAAGAAGAACAGTTCAAAGGGTTTCTAGTCAAGCAGAAGGTGCTAAGACTGAATTAATAGAGGGCAGTCCTAAGACAATCAAGGGATTACGAACAATCCCTCTAACACAAAATTTGCATCAGATATTATCAGAATTAGCAATAACTCAAGAAGTAAAATCTTCTTATGTAATACAGACTCAGAATCATACTCGAATGGAACCTAGAATCATAAATTATCATTTCTCTCAACTTAAAAAGAGTTTAGGTATTCAATATGGAACTTTCCACGCCTTGCGACATAGTTTTGCAACGCGTTGCATTGCACTAGGAGGCAACATTGCTGCAGTAAGTGCAATGTTGGGACATTCATCAATAAAAATGACTTTAGACACCTACACTAGTAGTTTTTTGAGCGATCAAAGAGAAATAGTCAATAAATTCAATAATTAG
- a CDS encoding glycosyltransferase family 2 protein → MRKDISVKEEFKDYQYLLDDVSWKEELSDFELYTSKIVVSEPKVSVIIANYNNGPYLKKMMDSLVNQTLDINNIQVMFIDDCSTDNSIEVIKNYIAFYPNLEIYQLKENTGGAHGPRNVGIMNARGEYSVFLDSDDWYDLNGLKYLSDLLDESGDDFVVSGLVQSVDGYLSLKSKPYYSDGDFKNRSIQELPTEFYGWLGPQAIMVRTSLVHDNNLHFVNQRVADDVTFFYEALRLSKTITQGKELTTYLNRDADNDSLSKSINRTFMISWLRALGYINQEFPDDSSKERMISRRLEWLIYDFCIRRGTGYKFSKSRLLDFKEQMDLYLGKLNFDPSIHFRSDVRQVIWKFLKQNDIDGLYFFIQCQAIRWVLVNKLGIKKKIGNSYFYPSLLNRLPKIRLNAYAIAESFSDNQLIVKVYTHQKVIGFEARNLKEPFSKRKRVPYKQISDTDYQVTIPTDYIDKENRFTVVFDNYLEVGIQNFKRIYKENTEVAINKTNVNDGQQRN, encoded by the coding sequence TTGAGAAAAGATATTAGTGTTAAAGAGGAATTTAAGGATTATCAGTATCTTTTAGATGATGTTTCTTGGAAGGAAGAGTTGTCTGATTTTGAGTTATACACCTCAAAGATTGTGGTTTCTGAACCAAAGGTATCTGTAATTATTGCAAATTACAATAATGGCCCTTACTTAAAAAAAATGATGGATTCGTTAGTGAATCAGACCCTTGATATTAATAATATTCAAGTTATGTTTATTGATGATTGTTCAACGGACAACTCAATTGAAGTAATTAAAAACTATATTGCCTTTTATCCAAATCTTGAAATTTATCAGCTAAAAGAAAACACTGGTGGTGCTCATGGTCCTAGAAATGTGGGAATTATGAATGCGCGTGGTGAATATTCTGTATTTCTTGATTCTGATGATTGGTACGATTTAAACGGGTTGAAATATCTATCCGATTTGTTGGATGAATCTGGTGATGATTTTGTAGTTTCTGGTTTAGTTCAAAGTGTTGATGGATATTTATCGTTAAAAAGCAAACCTTATTATAGTGACGGAGATTTTAAAAATCGTTCTATCCAGGAATTGCCGACAGAATTTTATGGATGGCTTGGCCCACAAGCAATTATGGTGAGGACATCTTTAGTTCATGATAATAACTTGCATTTTGTTAATCAGCGTGTAGCAGATGATGTCACCTTTTTTTATGAAGCTCTACGGCTGTCAAAAACAATTACTCAGGGAAAAGAATTGACTACCTATCTTAATCGAGATGCCGATAATGATAGCTTGAGTAAATCAATTAATCGAACATTTATGATTTCATGGTTGAGGGCATTAGGCTATATTAATCAAGAATTTCCAGACGACTCTTCGAAGGAACGAATGATTTCCAGACGCTTAGAATGGTTGATCTATGATTTTTGTATTAGACGTGGTACAGGCTACAAGTTTAGTAAATCAAGGCTGTTAGATTTCAAAGAACAAATGGATTTGTATCTAGGTAAGTTGAACTTTGATCCGAGTATCCATTTTAGAAGTGATGTCCGTCAGGTCATTTGGAAATTTTTGAAGCAGAATGATATTGATGGTCTGTATTTCTTCATACAATGCCAGGCTATACGTTGGGTATTGGTTAATAAGTTGGGAATAAAGAAAAAGATAGGAAATAGTTACTTTTACCCATCGCTACTAAATAGACTACCTAAAATTCGTTTGAATGCGTATGCGATAGCTGAAAGTTTTTCTGATAATCAACTGATAGTCAAAGTGTATACTCATCAAAAGGTTATTGGTTTTGAAGCAAGAAATCTGAAAGAACCATTTAGTAAAAGAAAAAGAGTGCCTTATAAACAAATTTCTGATACTGATTATCAAGTAACAATACCGACTGATTATATTGATAAAGAAAATAGATTTACAGTTGTTTTTGATAATTATTTAGAAGTAGGTATTCAAAACTTTAAACGGATATACAAAGAAAACACTGAGGTTGCTATCAACAAAACGAATGTGAATGATGGTCAACAAAGAAATTGA
- the tagD gene encoding glycerol-3-phosphate cytidylyltransferase, with protein sequence MKRLITYGTFDLLHYGHINLLRRSRELGDYLIVALSTDEFNWNEKQKQTYFSYEKRKQLLEAIRYVDLVIPEENWEQKVSDIKKYHVDTFVIGDDWTGKFDFIKEETKAEVIYLPRTPEVSTSQIKKDLNQ encoded by the coding sequence ATGAAACGTTTAATTACTTATGGAACTTTTGATCTGCTTCACTATGGACATATCAATCTATTGCGGCGTAGCAGAGAGTTAGGTGACTACTTAATTGTGGCACTATCAACAGATGAGTTCAATTGGAATGAAAAGCAGAAACAAACTTATTTTTCCTATGAGAAACGAAAGCAGTTGCTTGAAGCTATCCGTTATGTGGATCTAGTGATTCCGGAAGAAAATTGGGAACAAAAAGTATCAGATATAAAAAAATATCATGTAGATACCTTCGTCATAGGAGACGATTGGACTGGGAAATTTGATTTTATTAAAGAAGAAACAAAAGCTGAGGTTATTTACCTGCCTCGCACGCCAGAAGTTTCTACTTCACAAATAAAAAAGGATTTAAATCAATAA
- a CDS encoding sensor histidine kinase codes for MKKHIAGRLIRLFSLLLVAMTIIIGLLFSVIFSKQTEDLHLEEMTHRGEVIQTTLTEYFTSNATSRQQSSGNHNGMMGYGAYLNFIDQISGDSVWVVDQNGDTLLKGQHHNRADSREPLPKNAEDMVAEVYQTKKAVLKKAGILLQLNTVTHALPILVSDEVAGVIIMYSDVASIHQNQANGYLILLVSLIIALLVGILVSVRLAKGFTAPIKEMESYTNTLIAGHYPPALTIHTEDELNELADRLSILSHRLEKAEKARKNKEQDEKEFLSQISHELRTPVMVMKSSLEALTDGLVDSPEEQRSYHKQLLKEADYLERLVNDLLELSRLQAVGFSLVKESVDPLEVVEDAVRSYRLKFAEKQQAFVFDNQLTAPIYLEGDQGRLTQLLKNLLENAYKYSEPNTRIKLLLEKVENQLHVQLINPSSQGIILDKKELFQAFHRGDRTSAEEGTGLGLAICQQIVQRHSGTITIKNTSDHQVIVDIYFPIQK; via the coding sequence ATGAAAAAACATATAGCTGGTCGTCTGATTCGCCTTTTCTCGCTATTACTGGTTGCAATGACAATAATAATCGGACTATTGTTTAGTGTGATTTTTTCAAAGCAAACAGAGGATTTGCATCTAGAGGAGATGACACATCGTGGGGAAGTTATTCAGACAACTCTGACAGAGTATTTTACCTCCAACGCAACTTCACGTCAGCAATCCTCTGGTAATCATAATGGGATGATGGGTTATGGGGCCTATTTGAATTTTATTGATCAGATCTCAGGGGATAGTGTTTGGGTCGTTGACCAGAATGGAGACACGCTTTTGAAAGGACAGCACCATAATCGGGCTGACAGCCGTGAGCCTCTTCCGAAAAATGCCGAAGACATGGTTGCAGAGGTCTATCAGACGAAAAAGGCTGTTTTGAAAAAGGCGGGTATCTTGCTTCAACTAAATACAGTGACTCATGCCTTACCAATCCTTGTTTCAGACGAGGTGGCAGGAGTGATTATCATGTATTCCGATGTGGCTTCTATCCATCAGAATCAGGCCAATGGTTATTTGATTTTGTTAGTTAGCTTGATTATTGCCTTGCTTGTCGGTATTTTAGTTTCAGTCAGATTGGCTAAAGGGTTTACTGCACCAATCAAAGAAATGGAAAGTTATACGAATACATTGATTGCAGGACACTATCCACCAGCGTTGACTATTCATACAGAGGATGAACTAAATGAGTTAGCAGATCGATTATCTATTTTAAGTCATCGTCTTGAAAAGGCCGAAAAGGCACGGAAAAATAAAGAACAAGATGAAAAAGAGTTCCTATCTCAAATTTCTCATGAACTACGAACACCAGTCATGGTTATGAAAAGCTCTTTAGAAGCTTTAACAGATGGTTTGGTTGATTCCCCAGAGGAACAAAGAAGTTATCACAAACAGCTGTTGAAAGAAGCGGATTATTTGGAACGATTGGTCAATGATCTATTAGAATTGAGCCGGTTACAAGCTGTTGGCTTTTCTTTGGTGAAGGAATCTGTTGATCCGTTAGAAGTTGTTGAAGATGCCGTTCGTTCTTACCGTTTGAAATTTGCTGAAAAGCAGCAGGCATTCGTTTTCGATAATCAGCTGACTGCACCGATATATCTTGAGGGCGATCAAGGGCGACTGACACAGCTTTTGAAAAACCTTTTGGAGAATGCGTATAAGTATAGTGAGCCAAATACTAGAATCAAGTTATTGCTCGAAAAAGTGGAGAATCAATTGCATGTACAGTTGATTAATCCAAGTAGTCAGGGCATTATTTTGGATAAGAAGGAGCTATTTCAAGCATTTCATCGTGGAGACAGGACTTCTGCCGAAGAAGGAACAGGTCTGGGATTGGCGATTTGCCAGCAAATCGTGCAGCGACATTCAGGAACGATCACGATTAAGAATACCTCTGATCATCAGGTTATTGTAGATATTTATTTTCCAATTCAGAAGTGA
- a CDS encoding WecB/TagA/CpsF family glycosyltransferase — protein sequence MKTEYLGGLPVDVLRYEDITADIPNYLAEQKKMIITSVNPQITLQAYEHEEVFQYIHRATHRIADGIGIVKMSKWMGGEIRERITGIEVMDRCLVYANAHACRIFLYGAQKEVVEKAAANIKKQYPNLVVAGHLHGYTAKNDQRIVELINQAQPTFLFVALGSPKQEIFLERNVDQLSASVYLNVGGTFDVLSGMVRRAPDFFIKHNIEWLYRSIKYNRYDRLVQIPQYIWKVLKMKRTKATHKKPKQEKNH from the coding sequence ATGAAAACAGAGTATTTAGGCGGATTACCGGTTGATGTCCTGAGGTATGAGGATATCACAGCGGATATTCCAAACTATTTGGCTGAACAAAAGAAAATGATCATTACCAGTGTGAATCCACAGATCACCTTACAGGCTTATGAGCATGAAGAGGTGTTTCAGTATATTCATCGAGCGACGCATCGAATCGCGGATGGCATTGGGATCGTGAAAATGTCTAAATGGATGGGCGGAGAAATACGAGAACGGATCACGGGAATCGAAGTGATGGATCGTTGCTTGGTGTATGCCAATGCGCATGCCTGCCGCATCTTTCTTTATGGTGCCCAAAAAGAAGTGGTGGAAAAAGCAGCCGCAAACATTAAAAAGCAATATCCTAATCTCGTGGTGGCTGGTCATCTCCATGGCTATACTGCAAAAAATGACCAACGGATCGTTGAGCTGATCAATCAAGCGCAACCGACCTTTCTTTTCGTGGCACTGGGCTCACCGAAACAGGAGATATTTTTGGAACGAAATGTTGACCAGCTGAGTGCTAGTGTCTATCTGAATGTTGGTGGGACTTTTGATGTGCTATCAGGGATGGTAAGGCGCGCCCCTGATTTCTTTATTAAGCATAATATCGAATGGCTCTATCGCTCCATCAAATACAATCGGTACGATCGTCTCGTTCAGATTCCTCAATATATTTGGAAGGTGTTAAAAATGAAACGAACCAAGGCGACGCATAAAAAGCCAAAACAAGAGAAGAATCATTGA
- a CDS encoding response regulator transcription factor, which yields MDLKNGITKIQLNVKESIMAKVLIVEDNRQIVEVLKKYLKHAGYEADAVYDGKSALAAFEQQHYELILLDIMLPELDGYAVCQEIRKSSIIPIIMITAKSEDADRILGLEIGADDYIVKPFSSKEVVARINALLRRIQFEKTNTKKQFTCGDILIDVASKEVTAAGNRLSLTKKEFDLLLLFVQFPKKVFTRENLLDSVWGIDYFGDPRTVDSHMKRLRAKLKAGASICHIQTIWGAGYAFEVTS from the coding sequence TTGGATTTGAAAAATGGGATAACGAAGATTCAACTGAATGTTAAGGAGAGTATTATGGCAAAAGTATTGATTGTTGAAGATAATCGGCAAATCGTTGAGGTACTGAAAAAATATTTGAAGCATGCAGGGTATGAAGCGGATGCTGTTTATGATGGGAAAAGTGCCTTAGCTGCTTTTGAGCAACAACATTATGAATTGATCTTGCTAGACATTATGTTGCCTGAGCTGGACGGTTATGCTGTTTGTCAGGAGATAAGAAAGTCATCAATCATTCCAATTATTATGATCACTGCTAAATCAGAAGATGCGGATCGTATTCTGGGATTAGAGATAGGGGCGGATGATTATATCGTTAAGCCGTTTTCTTCGAAAGAAGTCGTTGCTCGTATCAACGCATTACTTAGAAGAATCCAATTTGAAAAAACGAATACAAAGAAGCAGTTCACATGCGGGGATATCCTTATTGATGTCGCATCCAAAGAAGTTACGGCAGCTGGTAATAGATTATCGCTGACGAAAAAAGAATTTGATTTACTGCTATTGTTTGTTCAGTTTCCTAAAAAAGTATTTACACGTGAAAACCTTTTAGACAGTGTTTGGGGCATAGACTATTTTGGTGATCCAAGAACAGTGGACAGTCATATGAAAAGATTGCGGGCAAAGCTGAAAGCTGGTGCTTCGATTTGCCATATCCAGACCATCTGGGGAGCGGGTTACGCATTTGAGGTGACCTCATGA
- a CDS encoding CDP-glycerol glycerophosphotransferase family protein — MRKRIETVYHSIVKCLFFILGYFPKKKLLFFESFHGKQYSDNPRAIYEYVRNNHPDYQCIWAVKKGYEAYFDSYKVPYVRRLGVRWLLTMPRATYWIFNTRMPSWMKKSQHTVYVQTWHGTPLKKLGLDIEAIKMPGINTVEYQQDIIQEASRWDILISPNAYSTECFRSAFAYEGKILETGYPRNDVLVRTENKEAYIRSIKKKLGIEEKKKVILYAPTWRDDHYFSQGAYRYENHFPFQEMLHADKDLVIVTRLHYLIAEKLDISSYGSAVIDGSAYEDIRDLYMIADILITDYSSVMFDFALTDKPMLFYMYDYKNYEEAIRGFYFDPHTILPGPIVMEEEVLVSEVLAILNGTALENDIRYSQFKRQFVHLSETSSAEEVITYVFGMESK, encoded by the coding sequence ATGCGCAAACGCATAGAAACTGTTTATCATAGCATTGTTAAATGTTTATTTTTTATTTTAGGTTATTTTCCTAAAAAGAAGCTGCTATTTTTTGAAAGCTTTCATGGCAAACAATACAGTGATAATCCTCGAGCTATTTATGAGTATGTTCGCAATAATCACCCAGACTATCAATGTATATGGGCGGTAAAGAAAGGCTATGAAGCTTATTTTGACAGCTACAAAGTTCCTTATGTTCGACGATTGGGGGTGCGTTGGTTGTTGACGATGCCCAGAGCGACATACTGGATTTTTAACACTCGCATGCCCTCATGGATGAAAAAGAGTCAACACACTGTGTACGTTCAAACTTGGCACGGGACGCCACTAAAAAAACTAGGTCTTGATATTGAAGCAATCAAAATGCCGGGAATAAATACAGTGGAATACCAACAGGATATTATTCAAGAGGCATCTCGATGGGATATTCTGATTTCTCCAAATGCATATAGTACTGAATGCTTCAGAAGTGCTTTTGCCTATGAAGGAAAAATTCTTGAGACTGGTTATCCCAGAAATGATGTATTGGTACGTACTGAAAACAAAGAAGCATACATACGTTCAATAAAGAAAAAGCTAGGCATTGAAGAAAAGAAAAAAGTGATTTTATATGCGCCAACTTGGAGAGATGATCACTATTTTTCTCAAGGAGCCTATCGCTATGAGAACCATTTTCCTTTTCAGGAAATGTTACATGCGGATAAGGATCTGGTGATTGTTACACGCCTACACTATCTTATTGCTGAAAAATTGGATATTTCTTCCTATGGTTCGGCTGTCATTGATGGCTCTGCTTACGAGGATATCCGAGACTTATATATGATTGCCGATATTTTGATTACAGATTATTCATCGGTCATGTTCGACTTTGCTCTGACAGATAAGCCGATGCTGTTTTATATGTATGATTACAAAAACTATGAAGAAGCTATTCGAGGTTTTTATTTTGATCCTCATACAATTTTACCGGGACCAATTGTAATGGAAGAAGAAGTGTTAGTTTCTGAGGTTTTAGCCATTCTCAATGGAACTGCATTAGAAAATGATATTAGGTATTCTCAATTTAAGCGCCAATTTGTTCATCTATCTGAAACAAGTAGTGCCGAGGAAGTAATAACTTATGTCTTTGGGATGGAAAGTAAATAG
- a CDS encoding CDP-glycerol glycerophosphotransferase family protein, protein MIYLKSFYLWALCGLPKPQKRIPIVYIMSFTANDGGLIRRLAEIYQNDFAVFYTPRSKAYAEELAHLGVQILPYTPWQLLFRNRIGLLKNAQVILVDNYFSELSLLKNGQAVIQLWHAIGAIKKFGWEDPQTQLRGQADRRRFQRVYDQFTDIVVASEAMGKVFQRSYRVSPEVIRYLGVPKTDELLAQAIESKDSKAAYILYAPTYRKTPVQMEAVLKQALTVFAQFPEKQFLLKLHPAATDQSLPLPENVRLTTVPLEQLFPQVTLLITDYSASVFEFLLYKEIPYVLFFVPDKAQYEQQPGIQDGVWDTVPGGVAPTAEALQEMLKEETYKNDAKQARVFHDSWHTYNDGESINRVLALVEARKKG, encoded by the coding sequence GTGATTTATTTGAAGTCTTTTTATTTATGGGCGTTGTGTGGGTTACCCAAGCCCCAAAAGCGAATTCCGATAGTCTATATCATGAGTTTTACAGCAAATGATGGTGGATTGATTCGTCGTTTAGCAGAAATATACCAAAATGATTTCGCTGTTTTTTATACACCTAGGTCAAAAGCTTATGCGGAAGAATTGGCTCATTTGGGCGTTCAAATACTTCCTTATACACCATGGCAACTTCTTTTCAGAAATCGCATCGGGTTATTGAAAAATGCGCAAGTAATTCTCGTGGATAACTACTTTTCCGAGCTCTCCCTGTTGAAGAATGGACAAGCAGTGATTCAGCTATGGCACGCGATTGGGGCTATCAAAAAATTTGGTTGGGAAGATCCTCAGACTCAGTTGCGTGGGCAAGCAGACAGGCGACGGTTTCAGCGTGTCTATGATCAGTTTACAGATATCGTGGTCGCCTCGGAAGCTATGGGGAAGGTTTTTCAGCGAAGCTATCGCGTCTCGCCGGAAGTGATTCGGTATTTGGGGGTACCGAAGACGGACGAGTTATTGGCACAAGCGATTGAAAGTAAGGATTCAAAAGCAGCGTATATCCTGTATGCGCCGACCTATCGTAAGACGCCAGTTCAGATGGAGGCGGTTCTCAAGCAGGCGTTGACGGTTTTTGCCCAGTTTCCAGAGAAACAGTTTTTACTGAAGCTTCATCCGGCAGCGACGGATCAGTCGTTGCCTTTACCGGAGAATGTTCGTTTGACGACAGTTCCCTTGGAACAGCTTTTTCCTCAAGTAACGTTGTTGATTACCGATTACTCTGCCAGCGTGTTTGAATTTCTACTATATAAAGAGATCCCCTATGTTTTGTTTTTTGTACCGGACAAAGCACAGTATGAACAACAACCGGGGATTCAGGACGGGGTTTGGGACACCGTTCCGGGAGGAGTCGCACCAACGGCAGAAGCATTACAGGAAATGCTTAAAGAAGAAACATACAAGAATGATGCCAAACAAGCAAGAGTATTCCATGACTCATGGCATACCTATAACGATGGAGAGAGCATAAATAGAGTGTTGGCGTTGGTTGAGGCCAGAAAAAAGGGGTAA
- a CDS encoding heavy metal translocating P-type ATPase, whose protein sequence is MEHTHEKNTHTHNHDHTGCSHEHNHGNMPIILFFTGVLLYLAAFFVPEDSLVRTILYILSMLAAGHHVIIEGFGETFTDTIKKKKFTPNVHILMTLAALGASIIGDFDEGALLILIFAGAHFLEDYAEGRSKREITNLLKMNPTEARLLQSDGTTKLVPVSSLKIGDTLQVLNGDQIPTDGIILKGTAVIDEASINGESMPKEKTTGDVVFGSTINGSSSFTMEITKDSKDTVFAKIIQLVEQSQSNLSKTATKIKQIEPTYVTAVLIIVPLFILAAPFLLGWSWELSFYRGMVLLISASPCALAASAVPATLSGISNLAKRGVLFKGGAFLANLADIKAVAFDKTGTLTEGKPKVTDYYFQTENKQTEKEWLTILSSMEKTANHPLAKAILEKFPANNTLELDVTNEIGKGLSATTAGRHYQIGKPDLFKQVPPIIDRKKEQYALEGKTVIYFSENQAVVGLIAMMDVPNPEAKQVIAYLKGQNIHTTMITGDAVATGQAVADLLGIDEVAGNVLPENKSQIIQEQQKKYGMTAMLGDGVNDAPALVTADIGFAMGDGTDIAIDVADAVLMKNDLKKFSYAHKVSKRLDTIVWQNIAFSMFIVALLVILNLLGKMDIAIGVIAHEGSTLLVILNGLRMLLPMDK, encoded by the coding sequence ATGGAACATACACACGAAAAAAATACCCATACCCACAATCATGATCACACAGGTTGTTCTCATGAACATAATCATGGAAACATGCCAATTATCTTATTTTTTACAGGAGTCCTACTCTATCTTGCCGCATTCTTTGTACCTGAAGACAGCTTGGTTCGCACTATTCTCTATATTCTCTCTATGCTAGCAGCTGGGCACCATGTAATTATTGAAGGCTTCGGAGAAACTTTTACAGATACTATCAAAAAGAAAAAATTTACACCGAACGTACACATCTTGATGACTTTAGCCGCACTCGGCGCATCAATCATTGGTGATTTTGATGAAGGAGCACTTCTGATTCTTATTTTTGCCGGTGCTCATTTTCTTGAGGACTATGCTGAAGGAAGAAGTAAACGCGAAATTACGAATCTCTTGAAGATGAATCCTACCGAAGCGCGTCTGCTACAAAGCGATGGAACGACAAAGCTAGTACCTGTCTCTTCCCTCAAAATTGGCGACACACTGCAAGTACTTAATGGCGACCAAATCCCTACAGACGGAATTATTCTAAAAGGAACAGCTGTGATCGATGAAGCATCGATCAATGGTGAAAGTATGCCGAAAGAAAAAACTACTGGAGATGTTGTTTTCGGTAGTACGATCAATGGCAGCAGCTCTTTCACGATGGAAATCACTAAAGATAGTAAGGACACAGTCTTTGCCAAAATTATTCAACTCGTGGAGCAATCACAATCTAACTTGTCAAAAACTGCGACAAAGATTAAACAAATTGAACCAACTTATGTAACAGCAGTATTGATCATTGTTCCACTATTTATCTTAGCAGCTCCCTTCTTGCTTGGATGGAGCTGGGAACTCAGTTTTTATCGTGGGATGGTCTTACTGATTTCTGCTTCTCCATGTGCGTTGGCAGCCAGTGCTGTTCCAGCAACCTTATCTGGGATCTCCAATCTAGCAAAACGTGGGGTTCTATTTAAAGGTGGGGCTTTTCTTGCCAACTTAGCTGATATTAAAGCTGTTGCCTTTGATAAGACAGGGACATTGACAGAGGGGAAACCGAAAGTAACAGACTACTACTTCCAAACAGAAAACAAACAGACTGAAAAAGAATGGTTGACGATTCTTTCCTCTATGGAAAAAACAGCAAACCATCCTTTAGCAAAAGCAATCCTGGAAAAATTTCCAGCAAACAATACCTTGGAGCTAGACGTTACAAATGAAATTGGAAAAGGCTTATCCGCAACGACAGCCGGACGTCATTACCAAATTGGTAAACCTGATCTTTTCAAACAAGTGCCTCCAATTATTGACAGAAAAAAAGAACAGTATGCTCTTGAAGGTAAAACCGTGATTTATTTCAGCGAAAATCAAGCGGTTGTTGGCTTGATTGCAATGATGGATGTGCCAAATCCAGAAGCAAAACAAGTGATTGCTTATTTGAAAGGCCAAAACATCCATACAACCATGATCACCGGAGATGCTGTCGCGACGGGCCAAGCGGTTGCCGACCTTTTAGGCATCGATGAAGTAGCTGGAAATGTACTGCCAGAAAACAAGTCTCAAATCATTCAGGAACAACAGAAAAAATACGGAATGACTGCTATGCTTGGTGATGGTGTCAATGATGCTCCGGCGCTAGTTACCGCTGATATCGGTTTTGCTATGGGTGATGGAACAGACATCGCAATCGATGTCGCAGATGCTGTATTAATGAAAAATGATTTAAAGAAATTTAGTTATGCACACAAAGTTTCTAAACGATTGGATACAATTGTTTGGCAGAATATTGCCTTCTCTATGTTTATCGTCGCTTTATTAGTCATCTTAAATCTACTTGGCAAAATGGATATCGCGATTGGCGTCATTGCTCACGAAGGCAGCACACTGCTGGTTATATTGAACGGCTTACGGATGCTGTTACCTATGGATAAATAA